Proteins from one Desulfonema limicola genomic window:
- the hisG gene encoding ATP phosphoribosyltransferase, protein MEKKLKLGIPKGSLQKATIELFRRSGWKINVNGRSYFPEINDKDIDCAICRAQEMSRYVENETLDAGLTGKDWIAENSSDIHVVADLVYSKVSARPARWVLAVPYNSSIKTLEDLNGKKISTELLEFTKRYFAERKIDVNVEFSWGATEAKVVSGLADAIVEVTETESTIRAHGLKIIHELMQTNTQLIASHKAWANPEKREKIEQIAMLLKGALLGDKLVGLKMNVPEKQIKTIVALLPSLNAPTIAALYNSDWVSVETVVDTSIVRELIPDLLKNGAEGIIEYPLNKVV, encoded by the coding sequence ATGGAAAAAAAGTTAAAATTAGGCATCCCCAAGGGAAGCCTCCAAAAAGCAACCATTGAATTATTCAGACGTTCAGGCTGGAAAATAAATGTGAATGGACGGAGTTACTTCCCTGAAATTAATGATAAAGATATAGACTGTGCCATCTGCCGTGCCCAGGAAATGTCAAGATACGTTGAAAATGAAACCCTGGATGCAGGGCTGACTGGAAAAGACTGGATTGCTGAAAACAGCTCAGATATTCATGTAGTTGCAGATCTTGTTTATTCAAAGGTAAGTGCCAGGCCTGCACGATGGGTTCTTGCAGTTCCTTACAACTCGTCTATAAAAACACTTGAAGATCTTAACGGCAAGAAGATTTCTACTGAACTGCTTGAATTTACAAAAAGATATTTTGCAGAACGAAAAATAGATGTTAATGTTGAATTTTCCTGGGGAGCTACTGAAGCAAAGGTAGTATCTGGTTTGGCTGATGCTATTGTGGAGGTTACTGAAACTGAGAGTACAATCAGGGCACACGGTCTTAAGATTATTCATGAGCTGATGCAGACTAACACCCAGCTTATTGCCAGTCATAAAGCCTGGGCAAATCCTGAAAAACGTGAAAAAATCGAACAGATTGCCATGCTGCTTAAAGGTGCGCTTTTAGGAGACAAGCTTGTTGGTCTTAAAATGAATGTTCCTGAAAAGCAGATTAAAACTATTGTTGCCCTGCTTCCAAGTTTAAACGCCCCGACAATTGCAGCTCTTTACAATTCTGACTGGGTATCTGTTGAAACAGTTGTAGATACAAGTATTGTCCGGGAATTGATTCCTGATCTTCTTAAAAACGGGGCAGAAGGCATTATTGAATATCCCTTGAACAAAGTGGTTTAG